A window of Solanum stenotomum isolate F172 chromosome 3, ASM1918654v1, whole genome shotgun sequence contains these coding sequences:
- the LOC125859833 gene encoding protein NUCLEAR FUSION DEFECTIVE 4, translating to MAVLKEGSRPPWVGLAAAVWVQIAAGSAYTFPLYSPALKSVLGFSQQQLTIIGVANDIGENVGILPGIACNKFPPWVILLVGLCLSFFGYGVLWLAVSQTVLSLPYWVLWLALVVATNSSAWMGTAVLVTNMRNFPLSRGTVAGILKGYIGLSAAVFTEIFAMVLNDSASDLLLFLTLGIPIICLAMMYFIRACTPASGEDSSEHVHFLFTQAASLLLAVYLLTTTILKTILSLNNSISYILVGVMVILLMSPLAIPLKMTIFPSRHRRPGKLDDSSNDLTEEEISSSQTTSLLTPISSEADLGSFREGEDISEVDMLLAVGEGAVKKKRKPRRGEDFKFREAIIKADFWLLWLAYFFGVGSGVTVLNNLAQIGVALGVNDTTILLSLFSFCNFLGRLGAGVVSEHFVRSKTIPRTFWMMITQILMIVTFLLYASALSGTLYAATALLGICFGVQFGVMIPTSSELFGLKHFGIIFNFMQLGNPLGALLFSGLLAGYVYDTEAGKQQGSHCLGPNCFRLTFLVLAGVSAFGAFLSMILTIRIRPVYQMLYAAGSFRLAQASDH from the exons atgGCTGTCCTAAAAGAAGGAAGTAGACCACCATGGGTAGGTCTTGCAGCTGCTGTTTGGGTACAGATAGCAGCTGGCTCAGCTTATACTTTCCCCCTTTATTCCCCTGCTTTGAAATCAGTTTTGGGTTTTAGTCAGCAGCAGCTGACTATTATTGGAGTAGCAAATGATATTGGGGAGAATGTTGGGATTCTTCCAGGCATAGCTTGCAACAAGTTCCCACCTTGGGTTATTTTGCTTGTTGGTCTCTGCCTTTCTTTTTTTGGCTATGGTGTTCTTTGGCTTGCTGTCAGCCAGACTGTACTATCCTTGCCTTACTGGGTT CTTTGGCTCGCACTGGTAGTTGCTACAAACAGCAGTGCATGGATGGGCACAGCAGTACTTGTCACCAATATGAGGAACTTCCCTCTCAGTAGAGGCACTGTTGCTGGAATACTGAAAGGCTATATTGGCCTGAGCGCTGCAGTTTTTACAGAGATCTTTGCTATGGTTCTTAATGATTCAGCTTCAGATTTGTTGCTGTTTCTAACATTGGGAATTCCGATCATCTGTTTGGCCATGATGTACTTTATCCGGGCATGCACACCAGCTTCTGGCGAGGATTCTTCTGAGCATGTCCATTTTCTTTTCACACAAGCAGCAAGTCTGTTGCTTGCAGTTTATCTTCTCACTACAACAATTTTGAAGACCATTCTATCTCTAAATAATTCCATCTCCTATATACTTGTTGGAGTAATGGTTATCTTATTGATGTCTCCTTTAGCAATTCCCTTGAAGATGACAATCTTTCCTTCTCGTCATAGGAGACCTGGAAAATTAGATGATTCCTCAAATGATTTGactgaagaagaaatcagttccAGCCAAACGACGTCCTTATTAACTCCAATTTCATCAGAAGCAGACCTTGGGAGCTTCCGTGAaggtgaagatatttctgagGTGGATATGCTGTTGGCTGTGGGTGAGGGTGCagtgaagaagaaaaggaaacctAGAAGAGGTGAAGACTTCAAATTTCGTGAAGCTATTATTAAAGCTGACTTCTGGCTTCTGTGGCTTGCATACTTCTTTGGTGTTGGCTCTGGTGTAACTGTTCTTAATAATTTAGCACAGATTGGAGTTGCACTTGGTGTCAATGACACAACGATATTACTGAGTTTGTTCAGCTTTTGCAATTTCTTGGGCCGTCTTGGGGCAGGTGTTGTTTCGGAACACTTTGTAAG GTCAAAAACAATACCACGGACATTTTGGATGATGATAACACAAATCCTCATGATTGTAACATTCCTTCTTTATGCTTCAGCTCTGAGTGGTACTCTCTATGCTGCGACTGCATTACTAGGGATTTGCTTCGGTGTTCAGTTTGGTGTAATGATTCCTACTTCCTCCGAGCTTTTTGGCTTGAAACATTTTGGCATAATATTCAACTTCATGCAGCTTGGCAATCCTTTAGGAGCACTTCTGTTTTCTGGTCTACTGGCTGGTTATGTCTATGACACAGAGGCAGGAAAGCAACAAGGATCGCACTGTCTGGGCCCAAATTGCTTCAGGCTCACGTTTCTGGTTTTAGCAGGAGTCTCTGCCTTTGGTGCATTCTTGAGCATGATCTTGACTATCAGAATTAGACCAGTCTACCAGATGTTGTATGCTGCAGGTTCTTTCCGTTTGGCTCAGGCTTCTGATCACTAA